A genomic region of Serinus canaria isolate serCan28SL12 chromosome 1A, serCan2020, whole genome shotgun sequence contains the following coding sequences:
- the LOC103822518 gene encoding endonuclease domain-containing 1 protein-like, whose amino-acid sequence MSTTDTFSSSYAVKLINPTYSRDIDTETSVSNRYQITPQQIGQSQAINQDYNKLQGLDRGHLSPSGHQSGNNSKWATFTLTNIVPQNSTLNKGQWKDYENQMMAQNTQGCTMTYVITGAVPGNTYISNKRVNIPSHIWSAACCQTNTIRNTWAVIAENNKNQVQNLTRAQLETNLTQRYGRGQVSLFHSACPP is encoded by the exons ATGTCGAC TACTGATACCTTTTCCTCTTCTTACGCTGTCAAGCTGATCAACCCAACTTATTCCAGGGATATAGATACAGAGACATCCGTCAGTAATCGATACCAGATCACTCCACAGCAAATCGGCCAGAGTCAGGCTATCAACCAAGACTACAACAAGCTCCAGGGTTTGGACCGTGGTCACTTGAGCCCCAGTGGCCACCAAAGTGGCAACAACAGCAAGTGGGCCACATTCACCCTCACCAACATAGTGCCCCAGAACAGCACACTCAACAAGGGCCAGTGGAAAGACTACGAGAACCAAATGATGGCTCAGAATACCCAGGGCTGTACAATGACCTATGTGATCACgggtgctgtgcctgggaacaCCTACATCTCCAACAAGAGGGTTAACATACCCAGCCATATCTGgtcagctgcctgctgccagaCCAACACTATCAGGAATACTTGGGCAGTTATTGCTGAAAACAACAAGAACCAGGTGCAGAACCTCACACGGGCACAACTGGAGACCAACTTGACCCAGCGCTATGGGAGGGGACAGGTTTCTCTGTTCCACAGTGCCTGTCCCCCCTAA
- the LOC103822480 gene encoding endonuclease domain-containing 1 protein-like, translated as MLWLLLQVLASCLWLGHSEVVKSFETSCPQFFFRETPPNEALEPQNPAWICQCYKNQYYFATLYDRKMRIPVYSAYIYQPGPGKRPKTWLVEPQLIGATYPKTMEKEWTLLNRYNVTLEKLSQSQAILHDYKNLTGLNRGHLNPNGHHDDYSSRMATFTLTNIVPQDEKLNGGAWNNYEQQTMIRRTQGCQTTYVIVGAVPGNNYIAKGRVNKPSHLWSAACCVVDNNYIKAWAVIAENDKNQVQLLTLGELEDTLTELYGRGQVSLFDSDCPRE; from the exons ATGCTGTGGCTGTTGCTGCAGGTGTTGgccagctgcctctggctgggACACAGTGAGGTGGTGAAGTCCTTTGAAACTTCATGTCCTCAGTTTTTCTTCCGAGAAACCCCCCCGAATGAAGCCCTGGAGCCACAGAACCCAGCCTGGATCTGCCAGTGCTACAAGAACCAGTATTACTTTGCCACCCTGTACGACAGGAAGATGCGTATTCCTGTCTACTCTGCTTACATCTACCAGCCTGGACCTGGCAAAAGACCTAAAACTTGGCTAGTTGAGCCTCAG CTGATTGGCGCAACTTATCCCAAAACTATGGAAAAAGAGTGGACACTCTTAAATCGATACAATGTCACCCTAGAGAAActcagccagagccaggctATCCTTCATGACTACAAGAACCTGACGGGTTTGAACCGGGGCCATTTGAACCCCAATGGCCACCACGATGACTACAGCAGCAGAATGGCCACCTTTACCCTCACCAACATAGTGCCCCAGGATGAGAAACTCAACGGCGGTGCCTGGAACAACTACGAGCAGCAAACGATGATCAGGAGGACCCAGGGCTGTCAAACTACCTATGTCATCGtgggtgctgtgcctgggaacaACTACATTGCCAAGGGGAGGGTTAATAAACCCAGCCACCTCTGGtcagctgcctgctgtgtgGTGGACAACAACTACATAAAGGCTTGGGCAGTAATCGCTGAGAATGACAAGAACCAGGTTCAGCTCCTcacactgggagagctggaggacACGTTAACTGAGCTGTATGGGAGGGGACAGGTTTCCCTGTTTGACAGTGACTGTCCCCGAGAATAA